In the genome of Acidobacteriota bacterium, one region contains:
- a CDS encoding class I SAM-dependent methyltransferase: MPRPIRRRPGARTTPGWSSPYHWTVPEPDPVDRFRDRYAQPRGEVARRVERAVLGHAVGLNGFTTVAQAETLCDALPVTTGGRLLEVGCGHGWPGFHIARRHACEFVGSDVPLDALRDARANAGVRQLGARAVFVAADGRALPFPSAVFDAIVHADTFC; this comes from the coding sequence ATACCACGGCCGATCCGCCGCCGCCCTGGCGCGCGGACCACGCCCGGATGGTCGTCCCCATATCATTGGACGGTGCCCGAGCCGGATCCGGTCGATCGATTCCGAGATCGGTATGCCCAACCTCGAGGCGAGGTCGCGCGGCGGGTGGAACGCGCAGTCCTCGGACACGCAGTCGGCCTGAACGGCTTCACGACCGTGGCGCAGGCGGAGACCCTCTGCGACGCTCTTCCGGTAACCACCGGCGGCCGTCTCCTGGAAGTCGGCTGCGGTCACGGATGGCCGGGATTCCACATCGCGCGGCGGCACGCGTGCGAGTTCGTCGGCAGCGACGTGCCGCTGGACGCGCTGCGGGACGCGCGGGCGAATGCGGGCGTGCGCCAGCTTGGCGCTCGCGCGGTGTTCGTCGCGGCGGACGGGCGCGCACTGCCGTTTCCGTCCGCCGTGTTCGACGCCATCGTCCATGCCGACACGTTCTGTTGA
- a CDS encoding HigA family addiction module antidote protein, giving the protein MAMNNPPHPGRSIRENCLVPLGLNVTEAAKVLGVARHTLSRVLNGHAAVSPEMAIRLEKAGWSNAEFWLRRQATYDLVQARRDQDRINVDRYQPRPTA; this is encoded by the coding sequence ATGGCGATGAACAACCCCCCGCATCCCGGCCGCAGCATCAGAGAGAACTGCTTGGTCCCGCTCGGTCTGAACGTCACCGAGGCCGCGAAGGTGTTGGGAGTCGCCCGCCATACACTCTCGCGCGTATTGAACGGCCACGCGGCCGTTTCTCCGGAGATGGCCATCAGGCTGGAGAAGGCAGGCTGGTCCAATGCCGAGTTCTGGCTGCGCCGGCAGGCGACCTACGATCTCGTCCAGGCGCGGAGGGACCAGGATCGGATAAATGTCGACCGCTACCAGCCACGGCCGACGGCGTGA
- a CDS encoding carbohydrate kinase family protein → MYDPAMRMPIRLPPVDGRPFDAVGFGLNMTDLLVVLERFPKPDSKQPVRRQTYSPGGQAASAMVACARLGWRARYVGCFGDDENGRQGRSSLADEGVDIGACRVASDTRNGMSVILVDERSGERTVLWSRDPGLKLRPDDVDPAAVCAGRVLLVDCHDTAASTAAARHARRAGVRTVIDVERVRDGIDALLPEIDMIVTARDFPAALTGKGAPGAALRAIRDAYRPALVCMTLGAEGSLALVGDVEIRTPGFRVPVVDTTGAGDVFRGGFISGWLRGGDDAQVEDVLRYANAVAALKCRGLGAREASPTPAEVEGLLSGRTG, encoded by the coding sequence ATGTACGATCCGGCCATGCGGATGCCGATTCGGCTCCCACCGGTTGACGGACGTCCCTTCGACGCGGTCGGGTTCGGCCTCAACATGACCGACCTGCTGGTCGTGCTCGAACGCTTTCCGAAGCCCGACTCCAAGCAGCCGGTCCGGCGGCAGACGTACTCGCCGGGCGGGCAGGCGGCCAGCGCCATGGTGGCGTGCGCGCGGCTCGGCTGGCGCGCCCGGTACGTCGGCTGCTTCGGCGACGACGAGAACGGCCGGCAGGGACGGTCGAGCCTCGCCGACGAAGGGGTCGACATCGGTGCATGCCGGGTGGCGTCCGACACGCGGAACGGAATGTCCGTGATTCTCGTCGACGAACGGAGCGGGGAACGCACGGTCCTCTGGTCCCGCGATCCGGGCCTCAAGCTGCGGCCCGACGACGTCGACCCGGCTGCGGTCTGCGCCGGCCGCGTGCTGCTGGTCGACTGCCACGACACCGCGGCCTCCACGGCGGCCGCCCGCCACGCGCGGCGGGCTGGCGTCCGCACGGTCATCGACGTCGAACGCGTACGGGACGGCATCGACGCGCTGCTGCCGGAGATCGACATGATCGTCACGGCGCGGGACTTCCCGGCCGCCCTGACCGGCAAGGGCGCGCCCGGCGCCGCGCTGCGGGCGATCCGCGACGCCTACCGGCCGGCGCTGGTCTGCATGACGCTCGGCGCGGAGGGAAGCCTGGCCCTGGTAGGCGACGTCGAGATCAGGACGCCCGGGTTCCGCGTGCCGGTGGTCGATACCACCGGCGCCGGCGACGTCTTCCGCGGCGGATTCATTTCCGGGTGGCTGCGCGGCGGTGACGACGCGCAAGTCGAGGACGTGCTGCGCTACGCGAACGCGGTGGCCGCGCTCAAGTGCCGCGGCCTGGGCGCGCGCGAGGCGAGCCCGACGCCCGCGGAGGTCGAGGGGCTACTCTCCGGCAGAACGGGCTGA
- a CDS encoding amidohydrolase family protein yields the protein MRRHRHLSDCRPQRHQPAGREVLMRRLHLVVAGLALILAACGGTGAPEESAGEGPGALALVGAQLIDATGGAPVADSVVVVREGRIESAGARDATSVPDGAETLDLTGKTIIPGLVNLHVHYREGPEEIERQFRSQLHYGVTTARSTGSDTPERVAYLLGAAGRADAPRTYTAGMGFSYPGGFNAAGRNAPTTEEEARALVRDQIALGVHFIKMWVNEVAEPGLKIPPEIRAAIIDEAVANGAIPVAHIDDEADGRQLVEAGLWDFLHSTVLTFGPGSGVPMDDPEPSAEFIRMCLDNDVYFTPTLSIVQNRWHFAEHPELLDDPELRAAFELFNPDALAGWDDPARRAEVVDDPGFENRKASFRQLLDFVKTMHDAGVAVALGNDAGTPNVPFGWGMHHEMEMYVEAGLTPMDAIVAATATGAAQMPPVGEADYGTLEAGKVADLIVLNADPLADIRNTLDIDRVMRLGEWVDRSGFVPAP from the coding sequence ATGCGGAGGCACAGGCATTTGTCCGACTGCCGCCCACAGCGTCACCAGCCCGCGGGACGAGAGGTTCTCATGAGACGACTTCACCTGGTGGTAGCAGGTCTGGCATTGATTCTCGCGGCTTGCGGAGGGACTGGAGCGCCTGAAGAGAGCGCTGGCGAGGGACCGGGCGCACTCGCGCTCGTGGGGGCGCAGTTGATTGACGCTACCGGGGGAGCCCCCGTGGCAGATTCCGTCGTCGTCGTTCGCGAAGGGCGGATCGAGAGTGCCGGCGCGCGGGACGCGACGTCCGTGCCGGACGGCGCGGAGACGCTCGACCTGACCGGCAAGACGATCATTCCGGGCTTGGTGAACCTGCACGTGCACTACCGGGAGGGACCGGAGGAGATCGAGCGCCAGTTCCGGTCGCAGCTCCACTACGGGGTGACCACCGCGCGGAGCACCGGCAGCGACACGCCGGAGCGGGTCGCCTATCTGCTCGGGGCCGCCGGCCGCGCCGACGCCCCGCGCACCTATACGGCGGGCATGGGGTTCTCCTACCCCGGCGGCTTCAACGCGGCCGGCCGGAACGCCCCCACCACCGAGGAGGAGGCGCGGGCGCTGGTGCGCGATCAGATCGCGCTCGGCGTGCACTTCATCAAGATGTGGGTGAACGAGGTCGCCGAGCCGGGCCTGAAGATCCCGCCGGAGATACGCGCGGCGATCATCGACGAGGCGGTGGCGAACGGCGCCATCCCCGTCGCCCACATCGACGACGAGGCCGACGGCCGCCAGCTCGTCGAGGCCGGCCTGTGGGACTTCCTGCACAGCACCGTGCTGACCTTCGGGCCGGGCTCCGGCGTCCCCATGGACGATCCCGAACCCTCGGCCGAGTTCATCCGGATGTGCCTGGACAACGACGTCTACTTCACCCCGACCCTGTCCATCGTCCAGAACCGCTGGCACTTCGCCGAGCATCCGGAGCTGCTCGACGACCCCGAGCTGCGCGCCGCGTTCGAGTTGTTCAACCCCGATGCCCTGGCCGGGTGGGACGACCCGGCACGCCGGGCGGAGGTGGTCGACGACCCGGGATTCGAGAACCGCAAGGCCTCGTTCCGGCAGTTGCTGGACTTCGTCAAGACGATGCACGACGCCGGGGTCGCGGTCGCGCTCGGCAACGATGCCGGGACACCCAACGTGCCGTTCGGCTGGGGCATGCACCACGAGATGGAGATGTACGTCGAGGCCGGCCTGACCCCGATGGACGCCATCGTCGCGGCGACCGCCACCGGCGCGGCGCAGATGCCCCCGGTGGGCGAGGCTGACTACGGCACCCTCGAGGCGGGCAAGGTCGCCGACCTGATCGTGCTGAACGCCGATCCGCTGGCCGACATCCGCAACACGCTGGACATCGACCGGGTCATGCGCCTCGGCGAGTGGGTGGACCGGTCGGGATTCGTGCCCGCGCCGTAG
- a CDS encoding peptidase — translation MIRGFRHRGLKRLYERGDPSRVRADQADRIALALADLDDARKPSDLDLPGYRLHPLKGDRNGFWSISISGNWRVVFRFDDGDAHDVELVDYH, via the coding sequence ATGATTCGAGGCTTTCGTCATCGAGGTCTCAAGCGATTGTACGAGCGTGGTGATCCGAGCCGCGTGCGCGCAGACCAGGCAGATCGCATCGCGCTCGCTCTCGCCGACCTTGACGATGCCCGCAAGCCCTCGGACCTCGACCTGCCCGGCTACCGGCTGCACCCGCTGAAGGGCGATCGGAACGGTTTCTGGAGCATCTCGATTTCCGGCAACTGGCGGGTTGTCTTCCGCTTCGACGATGGCGACGCTCACGACGTTGAACTGGTCGATTATCACTAG
- a CDS encoding DUF2283 domain-containing protein — protein MKVSYDPTTDILSIVLRNDRAVAESDEDKPGVILDYDNEGNLVSLEVLDASTRVSDARKVEYQMAE, from the coding sequence ATGAAGGTCTCCTACGACCCGACAACGGACATCCTGAGTATCGTCCTGCGTAACGACCGCGCCGTCGCCGAGAGCGACGAAGACAAGCCGGGGGTAATTCTCGACTACGACAACGAGGGCAATCTGGTATCACTGGAGGTCCTGGACGCATCGACCCGGGTGAGCGACGCGCGCAAGGTCGAGTACCAGATGGCGGAATAG
- a CDS encoding type II toxin-antitoxin system VapB family antitoxin — MATNLAISPDLLERALELSGKRTKTAAVTLALQEFIARREQRRLLELFDSLDWDPTFDYKAERSRG; from the coding sequence ATGGCAACGAATCTGGCGATCAGCCCGGACCTGCTGGAGCGCGCCCTGGAGCTCAGCGGAAAGAGAACCAAGACCGCGGCCGTGACCCTGGCGCTGCAGGAGTTCATCGCGCGGCGCGAACAACGCCGGCTGCTGGAGCTGTTCGACTCGCTCGACTGGGATCCGACCTTCGACTACAAGGCTGAGCGCTCGCGCGGATGA
- a CDS encoding neuraminidase (sialidase), whose product MSSAFAYLRSWSPVAKPGSIRAAMYPAWALLEASPDKTPLIIPVPVRATWRYPHGRRSSVRHRGLVRLRAGSSAPRKGTNAIMPTRAILSLIFTVLATNAGAQEHRLDFIWEEAPFPRAHASTIVEAADGTLVAAWFGGSGEGEKDVGVWSSRKPRGGDWSPPVQLYKEPDQPAWNPVLFRGDGDVIWLYFKIGESPRAWSGAYMQSATAGEQWTEPVWLPAGMLGPVRAKPIRLAGGEILAGTSLESYRTWSSWMEISADGGKSWSKHGPLLFGDPERDRIGSIQPTLLEIEPGVIRAFMRTPRRLGKIATSISHDGGRTWAPLELTDLDNPSAGIDAVRLDDGRCILLYNPSATRRTPLSLAVSFDDGVTWEDFLVVEELEEGQRGELSYPAMIQDSNGDLQLTYTWNRRRIRHATVPLELVPNQP is encoded by the coding sequence ATGTCTTCCGCATTTGCTTACCTCCGGTCCTGGTCGCCTGTGGCAAAGCCCGGCAGCATTCGAGCGGCGATGTATCCCGCGTGGGCTCTCCTGGAGGCGTCACCGGACAAGACTCCGCTGATCATACCCGTCCCCGTCCGAGCCACGTGGCGTTATCCTCATGGTCGACGTTCAAGCGTGCGGCATCGCGGCCTTGTGAGGCTGCGCGCCGGGAGCTCGGCACCGCGGAAAGGAACGAACGCAATCATGCCTACCCGCGCGATTCTCTCGCTCATCTTCACCGTGCTGGCGACGAACGCCGGGGCGCAGGAGCACAGGCTCGACTTCATCTGGGAAGAAGCGCCGTTTCCGCGGGCGCACGCCTCGACCATCGTCGAAGCCGCAGACGGGACGCTCGTCGCGGCCTGGTTCGGCGGCTCCGGCGAGGGGGAGAAGGACGTCGGCGTCTGGTCGTCGCGCAAGCCGCGGGGGGGCGACTGGTCGCCGCCGGTGCAGCTCTACAAGGAGCCGGATCAGCCCGCCTGGAACCCCGTGCTGTTCCGCGGCGACGGGGATGTGATCTGGCTCTACTTCAAGATCGGGGAGAGCCCCCGCGCCTGGAGCGGGGCCTACATGCAGTCCGCTACGGCGGGCGAGCAGTGGACCGAGCCGGTATGGCTGCCGGCGGGCATGCTGGGGCCGGTGCGGGCGAAGCCGATCCGGCTCGCCGGCGGCGAGATCCTCGCCGGGACGTCGCTGGAGAGCTACCGGACGTGGTCGTCCTGGATGGAGATCAGCGCCGACGGCGGCAAATCGTGGAGCAAGCACGGCCCGTTGCTGTTCGGGGATCCGGAGCGCGACCGCATCGGGAGCATCCAGCCGACCCTGCTGGAGATCGAGCCGGGCGTGATCCGCGCGTTCATGCGGACGCCCCGCCGGCTGGGGAAGATCGCGACCTCGATCTCGCACGACGGTGGTCGCACCTGGGCGCCGCTGGAGCTCACCGACCTGGACAACCCGAGCGCCGGCATCGACGCCGTGCGGCTCGACGACGGGCGCTGCATCCTGCTCTACAACCCCTCGGCCACGCGCCGCACGCCGCTCTCGCTGGCGGTGTCGTTCGACGACGGCGTCACGTGGGAGGACTTCCTCGTGGTCGAGGAGCTCGAGGAGGGCCAGCGGGGCGAGCTCTCGTATCCCGCGATGATCCAGGACTCGAACGGGGATCTGCAGCTCACCTACACGTGGAACCGCCGGCGCATCCGCCACGCGACGGTGCCGCTGGAGCTGGTTCCGAATCAGCCCTGA
- a CDS encoding CopG family transcriptional regulator: protein MNVTLSVDDRVVAEARRIAAVRGTSLNQIVRDFLNELTRVDEVESVVTQLDAFWAEEDYRSEGPWTREELHERS from the coding sequence ATGAACGTAACGCTGTCGGTCGACGATCGGGTCGTAGCGGAAGCCCGACGCATCGCTGCCGTGCGGGGTACCAGCCTGAACCAGATCGTCCGAGATTTTCTGAACGAACTCACGCGGGTAGACGAAGTGGAATCGGTGGTCACGCAGCTCGATGCGTTCTGGGCCGAGGAAGACTATCGCTCGGAAGGCCCATGGACCCGCGAGGAGCTGCATGAACGGTCGTGA
- a CDS encoding PIN domain-containing protein, translating into MRSGPRKTIARKAHGPARSCMNGREFLDTNVLIYAHDARDPRKRACARELIRRLLRERRGVLSLQVLQEFFAAATRKLGMSSEDARARIVQYSCFDIVTLGVDDVVAAIDLHRLHRLSIWDALVVRAALNGACTTLNTEDMQSGYLVERLAFRNPFQALS; encoded by the coding sequence ATGCGTTCTGGGCCGAGGAAGACTATCGCTCGGAAGGCCCATGGACCCGCGAGGAGCTGCATGAACGGTCGTGAGTTCCTGGATACGAACGTTCTGATCTATGCCCACGACGCGCGGGATCCGCGCAAACGAGCGTGTGCCCGCGAGTTGATTCGGCGCCTCTTGCGCGAGCGGCGCGGCGTGCTGTCGCTTCAGGTTCTGCAGGAGTTCTTCGCGGCCGCCACCCGGAAGCTGGGGATGAGCAGCGAGGATGCCAGGGCGCGTATCGTGCAGTACTCGTGTTTCGACATCGTGACGCTCGGCGTCGACGATGTGGTCGCGGCGATCGATCTGCACAGGCTGCACAGGCTGTCGATCTGGGACGCGCTCGTCGTGCGAGCTGCCCTGAATGGTGCCTGCACGACGCTCAACACCGAGGACATGCAGTCCGGCTACCTCGTCGAGAGGCTGGCGTTCCGAAACCCGTTTCAAGCTCTGTCGTGA
- a CDS encoding PIN domain-containing protein: MSLFVDTSVWSLAFRRDSPGDAPEPVRLREALTSRDAVYTTGLVLQELLQGFRGPTARDAILKRFASLPMIVPDRDDHVAAADIRNICRRHGVQLGTIDALLARLCLRHDLELLTTDGDFLHAARHTALRIWRPPYQAG, from the coding sequence ATGAGTCTGTTCGTCGACACCAGCGTCTGGTCTCTCGCGTTCCGGAGAGACTCGCCGGGCGATGCTCCCGAGCCGGTCCGTCTGCGAGAAGCGCTCACATCCCGAGATGCCGTGTACACGACCGGGCTCGTCCTTCAGGAATTGCTCCAGGGCTTCCGCGGACCCACGGCCCGCGATGCGATCCTGAAGCGGTTCGCGTCGTTGCCGATGATCGTGCCGGACCGCGACGATCATGTTGCGGCCGCCGATATCCGCAACATCTGCCGGCGCCATGGGGTCCAGCTCGGGACCATCGATGCCCTGCTCGCGCGACTCTGCCTCCGTCACGACCTGGAACTGCTCACCACGGATGGAGACTTCCTGCACGCCGCGCGTCATACCGCGCTGCGGATCTGGCGTCCACCGTACCAAGCCGGATGA
- a CDS encoding redoxin domain-containing protein: MSYDSPEQLRAFADEHDVTYELLSDADSAVIREFGILNTLISPDDPEQGAGRSFYGVPFPGVYVTDESGVVTEKFFHRHYATRESAGTIRDSALGRILARHEAPAVELGSDQVRISAFLSDESMTFETQSMVRVRFELEDGLHMYGRPLPDNYIASEVTIPGTPGLRVGAAQYPPTYPREFPALGVTLNVYEGVVDVAIPVTPNAEVFHRSNPDRPDVVDVPLSILYQVCSETICYTPRTETLSLAAPFQSLLSPGARRER; the protein is encoded by the coding sequence GTGAGCTATGACAGTCCGGAGCAGCTCCGGGCGTTCGCCGACGAACACGACGTGACCTACGAGCTGCTGTCCGACGCCGACTCGGCCGTGATCCGCGAGTTCGGCATCCTCAACACCTTGATCTCCCCGGACGATCCGGAGCAGGGCGCCGGCCGCAGCTTCTACGGCGTGCCGTTCCCCGGCGTCTACGTCACGGACGAGAGCGGCGTGGTCACCGAGAAGTTCTTCCACCGCCACTACGCCACCCGGGAATCGGCCGGCACGATCCGCGACTCAGCGCTCGGCAGGATCCTCGCGCGTCACGAGGCGCCGGCGGTCGAGCTCGGCTCGGATCAGGTCAGGATCTCCGCCTTTCTGTCCGACGAGTCGATGACGTTCGAGACCCAGTCGATGGTTCGCGTGCGCTTCGAGCTCGAGGACGGCCTGCACATGTACGGCCGGCCGCTTCCCGACAACTACATCGCCTCGGAAGTGACGATTCCCGGCACCCCCGGCCTGCGGGTGGGGGCGGCGCAGTACCCGCCGACATACCCGCGAGAGTTCCCCGCGCTCGGCGTCACGCTCAACGTCTACGAGGGTGTCGTCGATGTCGCGATTCCGGTCACGCCGAACGCCGAGGTGTTCCACCGGTCGAACCCGGACCGGCCGGACGTGGTCGACGTGCCGTTGTCGATCCTGTACCAGGTCTGCAGCGAGACGATCTGCTATACGCCGAGGACGGAGACGCTCTCGCTGGCCGCGCCGTTCCAATCGCTCCTGTCGCCGGGCGCCCGGAGAGAACGATAG
- a CDS encoding pyridoxal phosphate-dependent aminotransferase — protein sequence MTVVARHMSRIKASPAAVISAHAMELARAGRDVIALSAGEPDFDTPDHVKAAAVRAIGEGKTKYPPLTGIPELREAICRKLERENGLRYAPDQVLVCNGGKQVIYNALAATLDPGQEVVIPAPFWVSYPDMVLLAGADPVVVPTDPSNGFRLEPAQLEAAITGKTKWLILNNPCNPSGAVYSARDIEGIAAVLRRHPHVWVLADDIYEHIIYNGEPFSTMAQVAPDLHQRTLTMNGLSKAYCMTGWRIGYGAGPKELIAAMAKIQSQTTSGASSISQWAGVEALDGDQSFIEDNVATFRGRRDLGLSLLNQAEGLSCRSPNGAFYLFVDCRETVGKRTPRGDTIGTDADLAKYLLDSEEVAVVHGEAFGLSPYFRVSYALATERLREACVRIQRACAALSG from the coding sequence ATGACCGTAGTCGCGAGACACATGAGCCGCATCAAGGCCTCGCCCGCCGCCGTCATCTCCGCGCACGCCATGGAGTTGGCGCGGGCCGGCCGCGACGTCATCGCGCTGTCGGCGGGAGAGCCGGATTTCGACACGCCGGACCACGTCAAGGCCGCCGCGGTGCGCGCCATCGGCGAAGGGAAGACGAAGTACCCGCCGCTCACCGGCATCCCCGAACTGCGGGAGGCGATCTGCCGCAAGTTGGAGCGGGAGAACGGCCTGCGCTACGCGCCGGATCAGGTGCTCGTCTGCAACGGCGGCAAGCAGGTCATCTACAACGCCCTCGCCGCCACGCTCGACCCCGGCCAGGAGGTCGTCATCCCCGCGCCGTTCTGGGTGAGCTATCCCGACATGGTGCTGCTGGCGGGCGCGGACCCGGTGGTCGTCCCCACCGATCCTTCGAACGGGTTCCGATTGGAGCCGGCGCAACTCGAGGCAGCAATCACCGGGAAGACGAAGTGGCTGATCCTGAACAACCCGTGCAACCCGTCCGGGGCGGTCTACTCGGCGCGGGACATCGAGGGGATCGCCGCCGTGCTGCGGCGGCATCCGCACGTGTGGGTGCTCGCGGACGACATCTACGAGCACATCATCTACAACGGGGAGCCGTTCTCGACGATGGCGCAGGTCGCACCCGATCTGCACCAGCGCACGCTGACGATGAACGGGCTCTCGAAGGCCTATTGCATGACCGGCTGGCGCATCGGCTACGGGGCGGGACCGAAGGAGCTGATCGCCGCGATGGCGAAGATCCAGTCGCAGACCACCAGCGGCGCGTCGAGCATCAGCCAGTGGGCCGGGGTGGAGGCGCTGGATGGCGACCAGAGCTTCATCGAGGACAACGTAGCGACGTTCCGGGGGCGGCGCGACCTGGGCCTCTCGCTGCTCAATCAGGCCGAAGGCCTGTCCTGCCGGTCGCCGAACGGCGCCTTCTATCTCTTCGTCGATTGCCGGGAGACCGTCGGCAAGCGCACGCCGCGAGGTGACACCATCGGCACGGACGCCGACTTGGCGAAGTATCTTCTCGACAGCGAGGAGGTCGCGGTGGTGCACGGCGAGGCGTTCGGCCTGTCGCCGTACTTCCGCGTCTCCTACGCGCTGGCGACGGAGCGGCTCCGGGAGGCCTGCGTGCGGATTCAGCGCGCGTGCGCGGCGCTCTCCGGCTGA
- a CDS encoding serine hydrolase, which translates to MLRRHSDVAGGGYVGGFRSILFVLACALPLAVAAQEPERIDPGPERVSVDVEELQAAIQKILDENRIPGAAVALVDRDRTIWAGGVGLADVAGGVDVTPNHLFRIGSISKSFTALAVLHAVEDGLLDLDTPVRELAPEVEFTNAWEETHPVTVAMVMEHTAGFDDIHFREYAKVDDPGITLAEGLAYNPGSRVSRWRPGTHMSYSNSGPAVAAYIVEKITGRTFEDYVREHVLEPLGMDSSTFHFPPDAALPAKGYEPDGVSEANYDHIIIRPSGGMNASAREMARYLRMMINRGTLDGVRVLAPETITRMETPTTTLAARAGFTYGYGLGNFTSIVNGHLFHGHNGGITGFASTSAYSSELGVGFFVSINKPSGGLRDIATLLGERLTEGFEKPRGAAAELSDTELQAITGWYQNVTPRPQLAYVLSRFFAIERVTLEAEKLFLAPLGGEKRELVPVTATSFRYENEPVARVFRVVDDEGDPFLQQGSAGSYARVGAAWPYFQWAAAGTTLALLISALLFAPVWALVKVLGGMKTAPLRMLLFPLLAALSIFVAFVLPFALISDVVQDLGTVSAASLTLFIGSLASVALTGLSLHAAFRSYPVKTGRLVRLDSQLVSLACAVTLLYFWSNGLIGLRMWAY; encoded by the coding sequence ATGTTGCGGCGACACTCGGACGTCGCCGGAGGAGGCTACGTGGGCGGATTCCGTTCCATCCTGTTCGTGCTGGCGTGCGCGCTGCCGCTCGCGGTCGCGGCGCAGGAGCCGGAGCGCATCGATCCGGGCCCCGAGCGTGTGTCCGTCGACGTCGAGGAGTTGCAAGCCGCGATCCAGAAGATCCTCGACGAAAACCGGATCCCCGGCGCCGCGGTCGCGCTGGTGGACAGGGACCGGACGATCTGGGCCGGCGGCGTCGGATTGGCGGACGTCGCCGGCGGCGTCGATGTGACGCCGAACCACCTGTTCCGGATCGGGTCCATCTCGAAGAGCTTCACGGCCCTGGCGGTGCTTCACGCGGTCGAAGACGGTCTCCTCGATCTCGACACCCCGGTCCGCGAGCTGGCGCCCGAGGTCGAATTCACCAACGCCTGGGAAGAGACGCATCCGGTCACCGTGGCCATGGTCATGGAGCACACGGCGGGCTTCGACGACATCCATTTCCGCGAGTACGCGAAGGTGGACGATCCCGGGATCACGCTGGCCGAGGGCCTCGCCTACAATCCCGGCTCGCGGGTCAGCCGCTGGCGGCCCGGCACGCACATGTCGTACTCCAACTCCGGCCCGGCTGTTGCCGCGTACATCGTCGAGAAGATCACTGGAAGAACCTTCGAGGACTACGTCCGCGAGCACGTGCTCGAGCCGCTCGGCATGGACAGCTCGACCTTCCACTTCCCGCCTGATGCGGCCCTGCCGGCGAAGGGCTACGAGCCGGACGGGGTAAGCGAGGCGAACTACGACCACATCATCATCAGGCCTTCCGGCGGGATGAATGCATCGGCACGCGAGATGGCGCGCTACCTGCGCATGATGATCAACCGGGGCACGCTCGACGGTGTCCGTGTCCTCGCTCCGGAGACCATCACCAGGATGGAGACGCCGACGACGACGCTCGCGGCGCGCGCCGGTTTCACCTACGGCTACGGACTCGGCAACTTCACCTCGATCGTGAACGGTCACCTCTTCCACGGCCACAACGGGGGCATCACGGGTTTCGCGTCGACGAGCGCCTACTCGTCCGAGCTCGGCGTCGGGTTCTTCGTGTCGATCAACAAGCCGAGCGGTGGGCTGCGGGATATCGCCACCCTGCTGGGCGAGCGCCTGACCGAGGGGTTCGAGAAACCGCGGGGTGCCGCCGCGGAACTGTCGGACACGGAACTGCAGGCGATCACCGGCTGGTATCAGAACGTGACGCCGAGGCCGCAGCTCGCCTACGTTCTCAGCCGCTTCTTCGCGATCGAGCGCGTCACCCTCGAGGCGGAAAAGCTCTTCCTCGCACCGCTCGGCGGCGAGAAGAGGGAGCTCGTTCCGGTCACGGCGACGAGCTTCCGGTACGAAAACGAGCCGGTGGCGCGCGTGTTCAGGGTCGTCGACGACGAAGGCGATCCGTTCCTCCAGCAAGGCTCCGCAGGCAGCTACGCACGGGTGGGCGCCGCCTGGCCTTACTTCCAGTGGGCGGCGGCGGGGACGACGCTGGCGCTGTTGATATCGGCCCTGCTCTTCGCCCCGGTGTGGGCGCTGGTCAAGGTCCTCGGCGGCATGAAGACGGCCCCCCTCCGGATGCTGCTCTTCCCGCTGCTGGCCGCGCTCTCGATCTTCGTTGCGTTCGTCCTGCCGTTCGCCCTGATCTCCGACGTGGTCCAGGATCTCGGCACCGTCTCGGCGGCGTCTCTTACCCTCTTCATCGGTTCGCTCGCATCCGTGGCGCTCACGGGGCTGAGCCTCCATGCTGCGTTTCGCTCGTACCCCGTCAAGACGGGCCGCCTGGTCCGGCTGGACAGCCAGCTCGTGAGCCTGGCGTGCGCCGTCACCTTGCTCTATTTCTGGAGCAACGGTTTGATCGGGCTCAGGATGTGGGCATACTGA